Proteins from a genomic interval of Streptomyces sp. Tu6071:
- a CDS encoding DUF5914 domain-containing protein: protein MRPTWRDARPALIRDALDRAQHRPSGNWYVLGPSTAVRPGAPRPLAATVAGTEVVAWRTPGGDLAAGSGSCPHLGAPLCDSPLRAGTLVCRWHGLALDGTPTAGWQTYPAHDDGVLTWVRLDTAGGEEPLPAPVLPARPEPTGALAAVYRTEGTCEPEDVVANRLDPWHGAWFHPYSFVDLRVTGTDDDALTVSVSFKLAGRAVIPVTAVFTAPEPRTVVMHITEGEGTGSVVETHATPLAPDSEGRPRTAVTEAVIATSPRPGFALARRSAPALRPLVRAAAARLWRDDLAYAERRWLLRSTGRFPG from the coding sequence ATGCGCCCCACCTGGCGCGACGCCAGACCCGCCCTCATCCGCGACGCTCTCGACCGCGCCCAGCACCGCCCCTCCGGCAACTGGTACGTCCTCGGCCCCTCCACCGCCGTCCGCCCCGGCGCGCCCCGCCCCCTCGCCGCCACCGTCGCCGGCACCGAGGTCGTCGCCTGGCGCACCCCCGGCGGAGACCTGGCGGCAGGCTCCGGGAGCTGCCCCCACCTCGGCGCCCCCCTGTGCGACAGCCCCCTGCGCGCGGGCACCCTCGTCTGCCGCTGGCACGGCCTCGCCCTCGACGGCACCCCCACCGCCGGCTGGCAGACCTACCCCGCCCACGACGACGGCGTCCTCACCTGGGTACGCCTCGACACCGCAGGCGGCGAGGAACCCCTCCCCGCGCCCGTCCTGCCCGCACGTCCCGAGCCCACCGGAGCACTCGCCGCCGTCTACCGCACGGAGGGCACCTGCGAGCCCGAGGACGTCGTCGCCAACCGCCTCGACCCCTGGCACGGGGCCTGGTTCCACCCCTACTCCTTCGTGGACCTCCGCGTCACCGGCACCGACGACGACGCCCTCACCGTCAGCGTCTCCTTCAAGCTCGCCGGACGCGCCGTCATCCCCGTCACCGCCGTCTTCACCGCACCCGAACCCCGCACCGTCGTCATGCACATCACCGAGGGCGAAGGCACCGGCTCCGTCGTCGAGACCCACGCCACGCCCCTCGCCCCCGACTCCGAGGGCCGCCCCCGCACCGCCGTCACCGAAGCCGTCATCGCCACCTCGCCGCGCCCCGGCTTCGCCCTCGCCCGCCGCTCCGCGCCCGCACTGCGCCCCCTCGTGCGCGCCGCCGCCGCCCGCCTGTGGCGCGACGACCTCGCCTACGCCGAACGCCGCTGGCTCCTGCGCTCCACCGGCCGCTTCCCCGGCTGA
- a CDS encoding phytoene/squalene synthase family protein: MTARELDAARITDPALRTAYTTCRTLNATHGRTYFLATRLLPPDRRPAVHALYGFARWADDIVDDLGEDTPPAARAAALDRWRAQLLAGLRDRTATEPVVRALADTAERYAIDHQHFADFMTAMRADLAVTDYATYEDLCGYMHGSAAVIGLQMLPVLGTVVPRAEAAPHAAALGRAFQLTNFLRDVGEDLDRGRVYLPADLLAAHGVDRPLLEWSRASGTRDARITAALRAAAALTRGVYREAAPGLAMLDPVARPCIRTAFVLYGGILDAVAADGYAAVHRRAAVPPLRRALVAADGLARLAAARRRARAATRRPDARPAAPERSTPCRETAPASR, from the coding sequence ATGACCGCGCGCGAACTCGACGCCGCCCGCATCACCGACCCCGCTCTGCGCACGGCCTACACGACCTGCCGCACCCTCAACGCGACCCACGGCCGCACCTACTTCCTCGCCACCCGCCTCCTGCCCCCCGACCGCCGCCCCGCCGTCCACGCCCTCTACGGCTTCGCCCGCTGGGCCGACGACATCGTCGACGACCTCGGCGAGGACACACCGCCCGCCGCCCGCGCCGCGGCCCTCGACCGCTGGCGCGCCCAGCTCCTCGCCGGACTCCGCGACCGCACCGCGACCGAACCCGTCGTCCGCGCCCTCGCCGACACCGCCGAGCGCTACGCGATCGACCACCAGCACTTCGCCGACTTCATGACCGCGATGCGCGCCGACCTCGCCGTCACCGACTACGCCACCTACGAGGACCTGTGCGGCTACATGCACGGCTCCGCCGCCGTCATCGGCCTCCAGATGCTCCCCGTCCTCGGCACCGTAGTCCCCCGCGCCGAGGCGGCCCCCCACGCCGCCGCCCTCGGCCGCGCCTTCCAGCTCACCAACTTCCTCCGCGACGTCGGCGAGGACCTCGACCGGGGCCGCGTCTACCTGCCCGCCGACCTCCTCGCCGCCCACGGCGTGGACCGCCCGCTCCTCGAATGGAGCCGCGCGAGCGGCACCCGCGACGCCCGCATCACCGCCGCCCTGCGCGCCGCAGCCGCACTGACCCGCGGCGTCTACCGCGAGGCCGCCCCCGGCCTCGCGATGCTCGACCCCGTCGCCCGCCCCTGCATCCGCACCGCCTTCGTCCTCTACGGCGGCATCCTCGACGCCGTCGCCGCCGACGGCTACGCGGCCGTCCACCGCCGCGCCGCCGTCCCCCCGCTCCGTCGCGCCCTCGTCGCCGCCGACGGCCTCGCCCGCCTCGCCGCCGCCCGCCGCCGCGCCCGCGCCGCCACGCGACGCCCCGACGCCCGCCCCGCGGCCCCCGAAAGGAGCACCCCGTGCCGGGAAACCGCCCCCGCGTCCCGCTGA
- the crtI gene encoding phytoene desaturase family protein translates to MKTVAGPTSHVVVVGAGLAGLSAALHLLGAGRRVTVLERDPLPGGRAGLLRHGDYHHDTGPTVLTMPELLEEGFAAVGQRLSDHLDLVPLHPAYHARFADGSTLPVHTDATAMEEAVRDFAGPDDALGYRRLRIWLTRLYRAQMRRFIDSNFDSPLGLLTPDLARLAALGGFGRLDTRIGHFLRDERLRRVFTFQSLYAGVAPARALAAYAVIAYMDTVAGVYFPRGGMHAVPRAMAAAATAAGAELRFSTPVLSLERGAGRVTAVHVPDERIACDAVVLTPDLPVTYDLLGARPRRAVPLRFAPSAVVLHAGTDRTWDHLGHHTLDFGHSWAATFDELTRHGRLMSDPSLLITRPTATDPALAPPGKHLHYILAPCPNTALGPGPAAWHDLAPRYRDSLLAVLEQRGMTGIADSIEHETLVTPATWHTRGHAAGTPFSAAHTFAQTGPFRPRNLVRGTTNAVLAGCGTTPGVGVPTVLLSGKLAAARITGGHR, encoded by the coding sequence CTGAAGACCGTCGCAGGCCCCACCTCCCACGTCGTCGTCGTCGGCGCCGGACTCGCCGGGCTCTCCGCCGCCCTCCACCTGCTCGGTGCCGGTCGCCGCGTCACCGTGCTCGAACGCGACCCGCTGCCCGGCGGACGCGCGGGCCTGCTCCGCCACGGCGACTACCACCACGACACCGGGCCCACCGTGCTCACCATGCCCGAGCTGCTGGAGGAGGGCTTCGCGGCGGTCGGCCAACGCCTCTCCGACCACCTCGACCTCGTCCCGCTCCACCCCGCCTACCACGCCCGGTTCGCCGACGGCAGCACCCTGCCCGTGCACACCGACGCGACGGCGATGGAGGAAGCGGTCCGCGACTTCGCCGGTCCCGACGACGCACTCGGCTACCGCCGCCTGCGCATCTGGCTCACCCGCCTGTACCGCGCCCAGATGCGCCGCTTCATCGACAGCAACTTCGACTCGCCGCTCGGCCTGCTCACCCCCGACCTCGCCCGGCTCGCCGCGCTCGGCGGCTTCGGGCGCCTCGACACCCGGATCGGCCACTTCCTGCGCGACGAGCGCCTGCGCCGCGTCTTCACCTTCCAGTCCCTGTACGCGGGGGTCGCGCCCGCCCGCGCCCTCGCCGCCTACGCCGTGATCGCCTACATGGACACCGTCGCCGGGGTGTACTTCCCGCGCGGCGGCATGCACGCCGTGCCCCGCGCGATGGCGGCGGCGGCCACCGCCGCCGGGGCCGAACTGCGCTTCTCCACACCGGTGCTGAGCCTGGAGCGCGGCGCGGGCCGCGTCACCGCCGTCCACGTGCCGGACGAGCGCATCGCGTGCGACGCCGTCGTCCTCACCCCCGACCTGCCGGTCACCTACGACCTGCTCGGCGCTCGCCCGCGCAGGGCCGTCCCGCTCCGCTTCGCCCCGTCCGCCGTCGTCCTCCACGCCGGGACCGACCGCACCTGGGACCACCTCGGCCACCACACCCTCGACTTCGGGCACTCCTGGGCCGCCACCTTCGACGAACTCACCCGGCACGGTCGCCTCATGAGCGATCCCTCGCTGCTCATCACGCGGCCCACCGCGACCGACCCCGCCCTCGCACCCCCGGGCAAACACCTCCACTACATCCTCGCGCCCTGCCCCAACACCGCCCTCGGCCCCGGCCCCGCCGCGTGGCACGACCTCGCCCCCCGCTACCGCGACAGCCTCCTCGCCGTCCTGGAGCAGCGCGGGATGACCGGCATCGCGGACTCGATCGAACACGAGACCCTCGTCACCCCCGCCACCTGGCACACCCGCGGACACGCAGCCGGCACCCCCTTCTCCGCCGCCCACACCTTCGCCCAGACCGGCCCCTTCCGCCCCCGCAACCTCGTCCGCGGCACCACCAACGCGGTCCTCGCCGGCTGCGGCACCACCCCCGGCGTCGGCGTCCCCACCGTCCTGCTCTCCGGCAAACTCGCCGCCGCCCGCATCACCGGAGGCCACCGATGA